The DNA region TGTTGACCAGGGGCCGGTCATGAAGCGGATGGAGCCGAGATCGATGGGCAGGGCCAATGTCATCAGGAAGAGATTATCTCACATAACGCTCGTTTTGTCCGAGAAAAATTAATATTGGGAGGTTGACCTTGGGCCAGAAGACACATCCGATAGGGAATAGATTAGGGATCATAAAGACATGGGAATCCCGGTGGTACTTGAAAAGGGGTTATGCCGACCAGCTGATCGAAGATCTCAATGTGAGAAAGACCATAAAACAGAAACTCTTCCATGCGGGGGTATCACGGATCGAGATAGAAAGGGCAGGCCAGAGGGTGAGGCTCATCATCCATACGGCAAGGCCCGGGATCATCATCGGCAAGAAGGGTGCTGAGGTCGAAAAACTGAGGAAGGAAGTGGAGGCCCTGACAGGACGGGAGACCGCCATAGATATAAAGGAGATAAGAAAGCCTGAGGTCGACGCGCAGCTTGTTGCCGAAAATATCGCGTTGCAGCTTGAAAAGCGGGTATCCTTCAGGCGGGCGATGAAAAAGGCGGTTGCCTCGGCGCTGAGGTTCGGGGCCCTCGGTATAAGGGTTGCCTGTTCCGGCAGGCTCGCCGGCGCTGAAATCGCGAGGACAGAGTGGTACAGGGAAGGAAGGGTTCCGCTCCATACGTTCAGGGCTGATATCGATTATGGGTTTTCGGAGGCACGGACGACATACGGAGCGATCGGAATTAAGGTCTGGATTTACAACGGTGACATACTTCCTGAGCCTCAGAGGGCCAGCGAAGTTCAGGCGGTTGCGTAGCCTGCCCTGCAATGAGGTGATCGAAAGATGTTGATGCCCAAGAAGGTCAAATTCAGGAAGATGCAAAAGGGAAATATGAACGGTAAGGCCTACCGGGGTGCGGATG from Thermodesulfovibrionales bacterium includes:
- the rpsC gene encoding 30S ribosomal protein S3, which translates into the protein MGQKTHPIGNRLGIIKTWESRWYLKRGYADQLIEDLNVRKTIKQKLFHAGVSRIEIERAGQRVRLIIHTARPGIIIGKKGAEVEKLRKEVEALTGRETAIDIKEIRKPEVDAQLVAENIALQLEKRVSFRRAMKKAVASALRFGALGIRVACSGRLAGAEIARTEWYREGRVPLHTFRADIDYGFSEARTTYGAIGIKVWIYNGDILPEPQRASEVQAVA